A genomic segment from Stenotrophomonas maltophilia encodes:
- a CDS encoding LytTR family DNA-binding domain-containing protein, with amino-acid sequence MTQGRPPRWRTSTRLLVWAAVLSASAVTNALVEVMDAGRRGADLGLWEPMIWEFSSLCLVLMTLPLLWWGCERWPLHADTWKQWLPLYLLASVGWSLLHVVGMMLLRHLAYGALGYRYQDDAGWLERFAYEYLKDVRTFAMFVALEHFASWFGRRRQGEASLLAEPDVGPPVEPVERPQHFLVRKLGKEFLVATADVEYAQAAGNYVNLRVRGHDYPLRITMAVLEQRLDPGVFLRPHRSWLIHRGQLRSIEPLDGGEALLHMADGAKVPCSRRQLPLLRQALGAG; translated from the coding sequence ATGACCCAGGGCCGACCACCGCGCTGGCGCACGTCAACCCGGCTGCTGGTATGGGCGGCCGTCCTGTCGGCGTCGGCGGTGACCAATGCGCTGGTGGAAGTGATGGATGCGGGCCGACGCGGCGCCGACCTCGGCCTGTGGGAACCGATGATCTGGGAGTTCAGCAGCCTTTGCCTGGTCCTGATGACCCTGCCGTTGCTGTGGTGGGGCTGCGAGCGCTGGCCGCTGCATGCCGATACCTGGAAGCAGTGGTTGCCGCTGTATCTGCTGGCCAGCGTCGGCTGGTCGCTGCTGCACGTGGTGGGGATGATGCTGCTGCGGCACCTGGCGTATGGAGCGCTGGGTTATCGGTACCAGGATGATGCCGGCTGGCTGGAGCGTTTTGCGTACGAATACCTGAAAGATGTACGCACGTTTGCGATGTTCGTGGCACTGGAGCACTTTGCCAGCTGGTTCGGTCGGCGCCGGCAGGGTGAGGCGAGCCTGCTGGCCGAGCCCGACGTCGGCCCGCCGGTGGAGCCGGTCGAGCGCCCCCAGCACTTCCTGGTGCGCAAACTGGGCAAGGAGTTCCTGGTCGCCACTGCGGACGTGGAGTACGCCCAGGCGGCGGGGAACTACGTGAACCTGCGGGTACGCGGCCACGACTACCCGCTGCGGATCACCATGGCGGTACTGGAGCAGCGGCTGGATCCGGGCGTGTTCCTGCGCCCGCACCGCAGCTGGCTGATCCATCGGGGCCAGTTGCGCTCGATCGAGCCGCTGGACGGTGGCGAGGCCCTGCTGCACATGGCCGACGGGGCCAAAGTGCCCTGCAGCCGGCGCCAGCTGCCGCTGCTGCGACAGGCGCTGGGGGCAGGGTGA
- the prfB gene encoding peptide chain release factor 2 (programmed frameshift), which translates to MIELNPVRQRITDLTDRVLSLRGYLDYDAKKERLEEVTRELESPDVWNNAEYAQNLGRERSSLEKTVGGIASVLDGLSDATELLELAESEQDEDTALAVVADLDKHQAHVEKLEFQRMFSGEMDNAAAFVDIQAGAGGTEAQDWAEILLRMYLRWCESRGWKTELMEVSGGDVAGIKSATLRVEGDYAYGWLKTETGVHRLVRKSPFDSDNRRHTSFTSVFVSPEIDDNIDITINPADLRTDVYRSSGAGGQHVNKTESAVRITHIPTNIVVACQTGRSQHQNRDNAMKMLAAKLYELEIQKRNAEKDAVEATKSDIGWGSQIRNYVLDQSRIKDLRTGIERSDTQKVLDGDLDEFVEASLKAGLAVGSKRVDA; encoded by the exons ATGATCGAACTGAATCCTGTCCGCCAGCGCATCACCGATCTGACCGATCGCGTGCTGTCGCTCCGGGGGTATCTT GACTACGACGCCAAGAAAGAGCGTCTTGAAGAAGTAACGCGGGAGCTGGAAAGCCCCGACGTCTGGAACAACGCCGAGTACGCCCAGAACCTGGGCCGCGAGCGTTCCAGCCTGGAGAAAACCGTGGGCGGCATCGCCTCGGTGCTCGACGGCCTGAGCGACGCCACCGAACTGCTGGAGCTGGCTGAGTCCGAGCAGGACGAGGACACCGCATTGGCCGTGGTCGCCGACCTGGACAAGCACCAGGCACACGTGGAGAAGCTGGAATTCCAGCGCATGTTCTCCGGCGAGATGGACAATGCGGCCGCGTTCGTCGACATCCAGGCCGGTGCCGGTGGCACCGAAGCCCAGGACTGGGCCGAGATCCTGCTGCGCATGTACCTGCGCTGGTGTGAATCTCGCGGCTGGAAGACCGAGCTGATGGAAGTCTCCGGTGGTGACGTCGCGGGCATCAAGTCGGCCACGCTGCGCGTGGAAGGCGACTACGCCTACGGCTGGCTGAAGACCGAGACCGGCGTGCACCGTCTGGTGCGCAAGTCGCCGTTCGACTCGGACAACCGCCGCCACACCAGCTTCACTTCGGTGTTCGTGTCGCCGGAAATCGACGACAACATCGACATCACCATCAACCCGGCCGACCTGCGTACCGACGTGTACCGTTCGTCCGGTGCCGGTGGCCAGCACGTCAACAAGACCGAGTCGGCGGTGCGTATCACCCACATCCCGACCAACATCGTCGTGGCCTGCCAGACCGGCCGCAGCCAGCACCAGAACCGCGACAACGCGATGAAGATGCTGGCCGCCAAGCTGTACGAGCTGGAGATCCAGAAGCGCAACGCCGAGAAGGACGCGGTGGAAGCCACCAAGTCCGACATCGGCTGGGGCAGCCAGATCCGCAACTACGTGCTGGACCAGAGCCGTATCAAGGACCTGCGTACCGGCATCGAACGTTCGGATACGCAGAAGGTGCTGGACGGCGACCTGGACGAGTTCGTCGAGGCCAGCCTGAAGGCCGGCCTGGCCGTGGGCTCCAAGCGCGTCGATGCCTGA
- a CDS encoding helix-turn-helix transcriptional regulator, with protein sequence MMRSESERKELGGFLKACRARVDPATLGLPAGRRRTPGLKREEVALAIGVSVSWYTWIEQGREVRASPEVLERLAQVLRMSDDERAYAFALSGYGVPLESPDESVTDGLRQLVEAMQPIPAYVRNTRFDILAWNPAIADLFVDYSQLAPHERNTLRLMFLYPPYRTLILNWEEMTRGLLAGFRAAMAQAPDKAPFQALAEDIAAHSEEFRQWWPEHDVRRFDEGAKKLNHPTRGLLDLQYVALVPESRHDLSLVTYLPRR encoded by the coding sequence ATGATGCGCAGCGAAAGTGAACGCAAGGAACTCGGCGGCTTCCTCAAGGCCTGCCGCGCCCGTGTCGACCCCGCCACGCTCGGCCTCCCGGCCGGACGCCGGCGTACCCCGGGCCTGAAGCGCGAGGAAGTCGCACTGGCGATCGGCGTCAGCGTCAGCTGGTACACCTGGATCGAGCAGGGCCGTGAAGTGCGCGCCTCGCCTGAAGTGCTGGAGCGGCTCGCACAGGTGCTGCGCATGAGCGACGACGAACGCGCCTATGCATTCGCGCTGTCCGGCTACGGCGTGCCGCTGGAATCGCCGGACGAGAGCGTGACCGACGGCCTGCGACAGCTGGTCGAAGCGATGCAGCCGATCCCGGCCTATGTGCGCAACACCCGCTTCGACATCCTGGCCTGGAACCCGGCCATCGCCGATCTGTTCGTGGACTACAGCCAGCTGGCGCCGCATGAGCGCAACACGCTGCGGCTGATGTTCCTGTACCCGCCGTACCGCACGCTGATCCTCAACTGGGAAGAGATGACCCGCGGCCTGCTGGCAGGCTTCCGCGCGGCGATGGCGCAGGCGCCGGACAAGGCGCCGTTCCAGGCGCTGGCGGAGGACATCGCCGCCCACAGCGAGGAGTTCCGCCAGTGGTGGCCGGAGCACGACGTGCGCCGGTTCGATGAAGGTGCGAAGAAGCTGAACCATCCCACGCGCGGGTTGCTGGACCTGCAGTACGTGGCGCTGGTGCCGGAGAGCCGGCATGACCTTTCCCTGGTGACCTACCTGCCGCGTAGGTAG